One part of the Bacillus sp. FJAT-45350 genome encodes these proteins:
- a CDS encoding endoglucanase: MSDGRYIFRQCVPDGSIDIANVQPGEVINRQWSWRVNMPLDLQEQVDNGELDPRNIMRGYDGELYDGDGNFLAEVNTWHAQINVTNSDYNPAGEKITWSIPMSYTITLTFTETVIKDATLLAKINNGLKKGQPDAVLNFTGVLRGRAS, from the coding sequence ATGTCAGACGGTCGTTATATATTTAGACAGTGTGTACCAGACGGTTCCATTGATATTGCCAATGTTCAGCCGGGGGAAGTCATTAATCGACAATGGTCTTGGAGAGTGAATATGCCTTTAGACCTTCAAGAACAAGTCGATAACGGAGAGCTGGACCCCCGAAATATCATGAGAGGTTATGATGGGGAACTTTACGATGGAGATGGTAACTTCCTAGCAGAAGTAAATACTTGGCATGCACAAATCAATGTCACAAATAGTGATTATAATCCAGCGGGAGAAAAGATTACGTGGTCTATACCAATGAGCTACACAATTACATTGACGTTTACAGAAACGGTTATTAAAGATGCGACTCTATTAGCGAAAATTAATAATGGGCTTAAAAAAGGGCAACCTGATGCAGTATTAAACTTTACTGGTGTGCTACGCGGGAGAGCTTCTTAA
- a CDS encoding phage tail sheath subtilisin-like domain-containing protein, whose translation MAGQLFVLGEQKPRPGTYVTWHNAGGTSLATGTVGLAASVLRATWGKVNDVTTITPETMTKLGDNEIIKQIFTGGARVIYAVRGGNGGTVATVDLSGVTIETKYPTSRKFNVTVRESLDGTEKELLLFEGQKQIDKVTFSGDNEKQALADAINEQSNYLLVPSGEFTSGEVDIVLNKEFTDGSDPTMTASDYADTFPTLDTKFFDGICTDTTDMQVHMSLQAYVNRRLNEGSRIIGFVGEKSDIDFETRAQNAKSFNDFAMVYVGNGFLTADEREVEGAEAIARVMGETISGPHTRSMTRHVIQGSVGVVGELTSPQYNEATKSGMLVFSVSRQGLAQIDYGINTKVSLAEIEDEGWKKIRRTRTRFELIDRVVLTLDPRAGDFDNDEDGRQHVITIVNEIIERMPGVSGALIIDPKNPPEGDSAWFKFDNLIDLDSIERFYLDFGFRY comes from the coding sequence ATGGCTGGACAATTATTTGTACTAGGCGAACAAAAACCGAGACCAGGAACATATGTCACTTGGCATAATGCTGGTGGCACAAGTTTAGCGACAGGGACAGTAGGTTTAGCTGCAAGCGTTTTAAGAGCTACTTGGGGGAAAGTAAATGATGTTACTACCATTACTCCCGAAACTATGACCAAGCTTGGAGATAATGAAATCATAAAACAAATATTTACTGGTGGTGCAAGAGTCATTTATGCAGTTCGTGGAGGTAATGGTGGAACGGTAGCAACAGTTGACCTTTCTGGTGTAACAATCGAAACCAAGTATCCTACGTCACGTAAATTCAATGTTACTGTTCGGGAGTCATTAGATGGGACAGAAAAAGAGCTACTTTTATTTGAAGGACAAAAGCAAATAGATAAAGTAACATTCTCAGGCGATAATGAAAAACAAGCATTAGCCGATGCTATTAACGAACAAAGTAACTATTTATTAGTACCAAGCGGAGAATTTACATCAGGAGAAGTAGATATTGTATTAAATAAGGAGTTCACAGATGGTTCTGACCCTACTATGACTGCTTCTGATTACGCTGATACATTTCCAACCTTAGATACAAAATTCTTTGATGGAATTTGTACAGATACAACAGATATGCAAGTTCATATGAGTTTACAGGCTTATGTAAATCGTCGATTGAATGAAGGCAGCCGTATTATTGGTTTCGTTGGCGAAAAGTCAGATATTGATTTTGAAACTCGTGCACAAAATGCAAAATCATTTAATGATTTTGCCATGGTCTATGTCGGAAACGGATTCCTAACTGCTGATGAAAGGGAAGTTGAAGGAGCTGAAGCAATAGCGCGTGTGATGGGAGAAACAATATCAGGTCCTCATACACGAAGCATGACACGTCATGTAATTCAAGGAAGCGTGGGTGTAGTAGGAGAGTTAACATCACCACAATACAACGAGGCTACTAAGTCTGGGATGTTAGTATTCTCAGTATCAAGGCAAGGTCTTGCTCAAATTGATTATGGTATAAATACAAAAGTATCCCTTGCAGAAATTGAAGATGAAGGATGGAAAAAAATCCGCCGTACTCGTACACGCTTCGAACTGATAGACCGCGTTGTGCTTACATTAGATCCAAGAGCAGGAGATTTTGATAACGATGAAGACGGAAGGCAACATGTAATTACTATTGTAAATGAAATCATAGAACGTATGCCGGGTGTAAGTGGAGCGCTAATAATTGACCCCAAAAATCCACCAGAGGGAGATAGTGCATGGTTTAAGTTCGATAACTTAATAGATTTAGATAGTATTGAACGCTTCTACTTAGACTTTGGATTCAGATACTAG
- a CDS encoding phage tail assembly chaperone yields MSKNEVTQEEREELLENEDELLAGILEAHEQKKSNTRKVEISRKGKVLFSFTVMGIDDSVYDKCKKASIKYSNGKNGRKFVEEVDTVKGNNLTIYHATIPEDRKKIWDNKKLWERLNVLTGHEVIEKVLLAGEKDALITLIDELSGVGVVNYTEEVKN; encoded by the coding sequence ATGAGTAAGAATGAGGTTACACAGGAAGAAAGAGAAGAATTGCTAGAAAATGAAGATGAGCTTCTGGCTGGTATATTAGAGGCTCATGAACAGAAAAAATCGAACACACGAAAAGTAGAGATTTCTCGCAAAGGGAAAGTACTTTTCTCTTTTACTGTAATGGGTATAGACGATTCTGTGTACGATAAATGTAAGAAAGCATCAATTAAGTATAGTAACGGGAAAAATGGCCGTAAGTTTGTCGAAGAAGTAGATACAGTAAAAGGGAATAACCTGACAATCTATCATGCAACCATTCCAGAGGATCGTAAAAAGATATGGGATAACAAAAAGTTGTGGGAACGACTAAACGTCTTAACAGGGCATGAGGTTATTGAAAAAGTGTTATTAGCAGGAGAAAAAGACGCTTTAATTACACTAATTGATGAACTATCAGGTGTCGGAGTTGTCAATTATACTGAAGAAGTAAAAAACTAA
- a CDS encoding DUF2190 family protein: MPYKGQPFPSTTYQVTRAKISDGKSVRVTVPENSEIEAQRFYLLGGFFGAATESVKTGEGETAEVVLTIEQAEYETSQISTTQEFTPGAPIYWNASTSRFTETDSSGEDEYRRVGRVTQGKDSNNVIWFILGPQV; this comes from the coding sequence ATGCCATACAAAGGACAACCTTTTCCAAGTACTACGTACCAAGTAACTAGAGCAAAAATTAGTGATGGTAAAAGCGTTAGAGTAACAGTTCCGGAAAACTCGGAAATTGAAGCTCAACGCTTTTATTTGTTAGGCGGCTTTTTTGGAGCTGCAACTGAAAGTGTGAAGACAGGTGAAGGAGAAACTGCTGAAGTGGTACTTACTATTGAGCAGGCAGAGTATGAAACAAGCCAAATAAGTACGACTCAGGAATTCACTCCAGGAGCTCCTATTTACTGGAATGCATCAACAAGTAGATTTACTGAAACAGATTCCAGTGGAGAAGATGAATATCGTCGTGTAGGTCGTGTAACTCAAGGTAAGGATTCAAATAATGTGATTTGGTTCATTCTTGGACCACAAGTATAA
- a CDS encoding oligoribonuclease — protein MTNKKSEEQSKEESKYSQEKKTQEPAYSKQEILATPSAFGVGVEVLAGALHGLEKTEFTKVEVKEALENFKKKKVK, from the coding sequence ATGACGAACAAAAAGTCGGAGGAACAGTCTAAAGAAGAAAGTAAGTACTCGCAAGAAAAAAAAACTCAGGAACCAGCATACAGTAAACAGGAAATTTTGGCTACGCCTAGTGCATTTGGTGTTGGTGTAGAAGTGTTAGCAGGTGCATTACATGGTCTTGAGAAAACTGAATTTACAAAAGTAGAAGTAAAAGAAGCACTTGAAAATTTCAAAAAGAAGAAGGTGAAATAG